In one window of Bacteroidota bacterium DNA:
- the fsa gene encoding fructose-6-phosphate aldolase has translation MKFFIDTANLSEIKEAQDLGILDGVTTNPSLMAKEGIKGDSKILNHYKQICEIVDGDVSAEVISTDFEGMIKEGVVLSKLHPQIVVKVPATKDGIKAIKYLSGKGIKTNCTLVFSQGQALLAAKAGATYVSPFIGRLDDNSTDGVELISQLVEMFNYYEFETQVLAASIRHTMHIIKCVEAGADVATCPLKAILGLLNHPLTDIGIAKFLADYNK, from the coding sequence ATGAAGTTTTTTATAGATACAGCAAACCTCTCTGAAATAAAAGAAGCTCAGGATTTAGGAATACTTGATGGAGTAACAACCAATCCTTCACTTATGGCAAAAGAAGGAATCAAAGGAGATTCTAAGATTTTGAACCATTACAAGCAAATTTGCGAAATTGTTGATGGCGATGTAAGTGCCGAGGTAATTTCTACAGATTTTGAAGGAATGATAAAAGAGGGTGTTGTACTTTCCAAATTGCACCCGCAGATTGTTGTAAAAGTTCCGGCTACCAAAGATGGAATTAAAGCCATCAAATATCTTTCAGGAAAGGGAATAAAAACAAATTGCACATTGGTTTTTTCTCAAGGCCAGGCTCTGTTGGCTGCAAAAGCCGGGGCAACCTATGTTTCGCCATTTATTGGTAGATTGGACGATAATTCTACCGATGGAGTTGAACTTATTTCTCAATTAGTAGAAATGTTTAACTACTACGAATTTGAAACTCAGGTACTTGCTGCATCTATTCGACATACAATGCACATTATCAAGTGTGTAGAAGCCGGCGCAGATGTTGCAACCTGTCCTCTTAAAGCAATTCTCGGACTATTGAACCATCCACTCACTGATATTGGGATTGCAAAATTTTTAGCAGATTATAATAAGTAA
- a CDS encoding dicarboxylate/amino acid:cation symporter produces the protein MLKLKLHWQILISFCFAIVYGIFFSEYVGYVSWMGVLFLRALKMVIIPLILTSIISGIANIGNAENLGRLGIKTMLYYMATSILAILTGLFFVNLLKPGVGAELGLKEEVVGLNEASESFGDTLINIIPTNIISAMAENQMLSIIFFALIFGYFISKVPHKNSVFLTNFFNSAFEVMMKITMFVIKFTAFGIFGIVAKVVSEQSDLPELFGRLGIYMLAVILGLLVHAFISLPLLLRFVGKVNPLKHFSAVTTPLLTAFSTSSSSATLPLTMDAVKHKSGVSDKITSFTLPLGATINMDGTALYELVAAMFIAQAYGVELGFFEQVIVVLTALLASIGAAGIPMAGLVMITVILSAIDLPLEGVGLILAVDRVLDMFRTSVNCWSDTCGAVIIAKSEGEKLKVQT, from the coding sequence ATGTTAAAACTAAAATTACATTGGCAAATATTGATTTCATTCTGTTTTGCAATTGTTTATGGAATATTTTTTAGCGAATATGTTGGTTATGTAAGTTGGATGGGAGTATTATTTCTGCGTGCCCTAAAAATGGTTATTATTCCGCTTATTTTAACATCAATCATTTCAGGAATTGCCAATATTGGAAATGCCGAAAATCTTGGCCGCTTAGGAATAAAAACCATGCTATATTACATGGCGACCAGTATTCTCGCAATTCTCACAGGCTTGTTTTTTGTAAATCTCCTAAAACCTGGAGTAGGCGCAGAATTGGGTCTAAAAGAAGAAGTTGTTGGACTAAATGAAGCCAGCGAATCGTTTGGGGATACATTAATCAACATAATTCCTACAAATATTATTTCAGCTATGGCTGAAAATCAGATGCTTTCGATAATATTTTTTGCACTAATATTCGGATATTTCATAAGTAAAGTTCCTCATAAGAATAGTGTTTTTCTTACTAATTTCTTTAATTCGGCTTTCGAGGTAATGATGAAAATTACAATGTTTGTAATAAAATTTACAGCTTTTGGAATTTTTGGTATTGTAGCAAAAGTTGTTTCCGAGCAATCTGATTTACCTGAACTTTTTGGCCGTCTCGGTATTTATATGCTTGCTGTAATATTAGGTTTGCTTGTACATGCTTTTATTTCCTTGCCCCTTTTGCTGAGGTTTGTTGGAAAAGTTAATCCACTCAAACATTTTTCTGCTGTTACTACTCCGCTATTAACTGCTTTCTCTACTTCATCATCGAGCGCTACACTTCCATTAACAATGGATGCAGTTAAGCATAAGTCAGGAGTTTCAGATAAAATCACAAGTTTTACTTTGCCTTTAGGTGCAACAATTAATATGGACGGAACTGCACTATATGAACTTGTAGCCGCCATGTTCATTGCTCAGGCATATGGAGTTGAACTTGGATTTTTCGAACAAGTGATTGTTGTTCTAACAGCCTTGCTTGCCTCGATTGGTGCCGCAGGAATTCCAATGGCAGGATTGGTTATGATCACAGTAATTCTTTCTGCAATTGATCTCCCGCTCGAAGGAGTAGGTTTAATTCTTGCAGTTGATAGAGTTTTAGATATGTTTCGTACTTCTGTAAATTGCTGGAGCGATACTTGTGGAGCCGTAATAATAGCAAAATCGGAAGGCGAAAAACTGAAGGTTCAAACTTAA
- a CDS encoding SUMF1/EgtB/PvdO family nonheme iron enzyme produces the protein MITGVTIEGCPIGETSGSIDISVAGGLPPYSYLWSNGETSEDIDQLANGIYYLTISDTVNQVFTSSYEIEIIYDEQEIFLSSGWNIFSTYINPVYPLLDSVFSEIVNNVYITKNFLGLVFWPQYGINNIGNITIGHGYQIKTNTADTLIISGIELGPEQTPIAVPAGWSMIGYLRKAVAPIDSMLYTIGLNIDLVKDQIGNVYWPQYGFNLIGDIEPGQGYQIKMNLADTIIYLANEPPIPEGFVQIPAGVYDINGTNVTLSSYNISKYEVTHTEFIAFLNSINCNATGSYFDAAYGNIEYIDMNGSYCAIDHNGSSFYFGGSNHAPTADCPVIEVTWYGANAYALWAGGRLPTEAEWESAARGAAIAQAAGTYNDTYAGTNSSSSLGNYAWYSSNSSNQSYPVGTKLPNEIGLYDMSGNVWEWTADRHQTNYPSGTNNPTGATSGSVRIYRGGSWYGSFISCELSRRFNTYPYYSYNFIGFRIVLP, from the coding sequence ATGATTACAGGTGTTACTATTGAGGGCTGCCCAATAGGTGAAACTTCAGGTTCAATTGATATTAGTGTTGCGGGTGGACTTCCGCCATATTCATATTTATGGTCGAACGGTGAAACCTCCGAAGATATTGATCAATTGGCAAATGGTATATATTATTTAACTATATCAGATACAGTGAATCAGGTTTTTACTAGTTCTTATGAGATAGAAATCATTTATGACGAACAAGAAATCTTTTTAAGTTCCGGTTGGAATATTTTTTCAACATATATAAACCCTGTGTATCCATTGCTTGATTCAGTTTTTTCAGAAATTGTAAACAATGTATATATAACAAAAAACTTCTTGGGACTTGTGTTTTGGCCGCAATATGGAATAAATAATATTGGAAATATTACAATTGGACATGGCTATCAAATAAAAACAAACACTGCTGATACACTTATTATTTCTGGTATTGAACTTGGTCCAGAACAAACCCCAATTGCAGTTCCTGCCGGATGGAGCATGATTGGATATCTGAGAAAAGCTGTAGCACCAATCGATTCAATGCTTTATACTATCGGTCTAAATATTGATTTAGTAAAAGACCAGATTGGAAATGTTTATTGGCCACAATATGGATTTAATCTTATTGGCGATATAGAACCCGGGCAAGGCTATCAAATAAAAATGAATTTAGCTGATACTATAATTTATCTTGCAAACGAACCACCGATACCGGAAGGTTTTGTACAAATCCCCGCCGGAGTTTACGATATAAATGGCACCAATGTAACACTAAGCTCCTACAACATAAGCAAATACGAAGTGACACACACCGAGTTTATTGCTTTCCTGAACAGTATAAACTGCAATGCCACTGGCAGTTACTTCGATGCTGCTTATGGGAATATTGAGTATATTGATATGAATGGCTCATATTGTGCCATAGACCATAACGGCAGCAGCTTTTATTTTGGTGGTAGTAATCATGCCCCAACAGCCGATTGCCCGGTAATTGAAGTAACATGGTATGGAGCAAATGCATATGCCTTGTGGGCAGGAGGCAGATTACCCACTGAAGCCGAGTGGGAATCAGCAGCACGAGGAGCAGCCATAGCACAAGCCGCCGGAACATATAATGACACTTATGCAGGCACAAACAGCAGCAGCTCACTTGGAAATTATGCCTGGTACAGCTCAAATAGTAGCAACCAAAGCTATCCTGTAGGTACAAAACTGCCAAACGAAATTGGTTTATACGATATGAGCGGTAATGTTTGGGAGTGGACAGCAGACCGACATCAAACTAACTATCCATCGGGAACAAACAACCCAACAGGAGCTACATCGGGCTCTGTCCGCATTTATCGTGGTGGTAGCTGGTACGGCAGTTTCATCAGCTGTGAGCTTTCCCGTCGTTTCAACACCTACCCGTACTACAGCTACAACTTTATAGGCTTCCGAATTGTTTTACCATAG
- a CDS encoding threonylcarbamoyl-AMP synthase, producing the protein MLIKIYPQNPSEKQINRIVEILQKGGIVICPTDTVYGMCCDINNHKAVERIAAIKGIKREKANFSFICHSLSHLADYAKHVDNNVYKLMNRNLPGPFTFILNASNKVPKLFKSNKKTVGIRVPENNIVREIVRILGNPIMSTSVYDDDEVLEYTTDPELIHEKYKDIVNVVIDGGYGNNEASTIVDCTDSDYEIQRQGIGILET; encoded by the coding sequence ATGTTAATAAAAATATATCCACAAAACCCCAGCGAAAAGCAAATAAATCGAATTGTTGAGATTCTTCAAAAAGGAGGAATAGTTATTTGTCCTACCGATACGGTTTATGGAATGTGTTGCGACATAAATAATCATAAAGCAGTGGAGAGAATAGCCGCTATTAAAGGCATTAAAAGGGAAAAAGCAAATTTTTCTTTCATTTGCCACAGCCTCTCGCATCTTGCCGATTATGCAAAACATGTTGACAATAATGTATATAAGCTAATGAACAGGAACTTACCCGGACCTTTTACATTTATTCTAAATGCAAGCAATAAAGTTCCCAAATTGTTTAAAAGTAATAAGAAAACTGTAGGAATAAGAGTGCCAGAGAATAATATTGTTAGAGAAATTGTCAGGATTTTAGGGAATCCAATAATGTCAACTTCTGTTTACGACGACGATGAAGTTCTGGAATATACAACCGATCCGGAATTAATTCATGAAAAATACAAAGATATTGTAAACGTAGTGATAGATGGAGGTTATGGCAACAACGAAGCATCAACCATTGTGGATTGCACAGATTCAGATTATGAAATCCAGCGTCAGGGAATTGGTATTTTAGAAACATAA
- a CDS encoding DUF2807 domain-containing protein, giving the protein MLKIRYINPLYTRQIYLLALVFLYSCNLENCYQATGGETIEIRQLSDFNEIEINDVFDIYLQQDTVNEIKIICGENLIPQISTKVSDKKLVLSNNNICNWTRSFKNKIEVTISFISIKYLLLNGECNIFSNDTLFGNKILIDNYSGVSSMQLSLNYDTIHFSLHSGTGDFILNGSTNIAYYYNHGTGYLFSQELVCSKIFITNSSTGDCYVNATNSLFVSIIGNGDIYYKGNPEINFGEMTSGGKLIEILE; this is encoded by the coding sequence ATGCTTAAAATAAGATACATTAATCCGTTATATACAAGACAAATATATTTGCTTGCATTAGTTTTTTTATATTCCTGCAATTTAGAAAATTGTTATCAGGCTACAGGAGGAGAAACAATAGAAATTAGGCAATTGTCAGATTTTAACGAAATAGAGATTAACGATGTTTTCGATATTTATCTGCAACAAGATACTGTGAATGAAATAAAAATAATCTGTGGTGAGAATTTAATTCCACAAATTTCTACTAAAGTTTCAGATAAAAAGTTGGTTTTATCGAACAATAATATTTGCAATTGGACCCGCTCATTCAAAAACAAAATTGAAGTTACAATTAGCTTTATTTCAATAAAATACTTACTATTAAATGGGGAATGTAATATTTTTTCGAATGATACTTTATTTGGAAACAAAATTCTGATTGATAATTATTCCGGAGTTTCAAGCATGCAACTATCTTTAAATTACGATACTATTCATTTCAGTTTACATAGCGGAACCGGCGATTTTATTTTGAATGGCAGTACAAATATTGCATATTATTATAATCATGGCACAGGATATTTGTTTTCTCAAGAATTAGTTTGCAGTAAAATATTCATCACAAACAGCTCTACCGGAGATTGTTATGTTAATGCTACAAATTCTCTATTTGTTTCGATTATTGGAAATGGAGATATTTATTATAAAGGAAATCCTGAAATTAACTTTGGAGAAATGACTTCAGGTGGAAAATTAATTGAAATTTTGGAATAA
- a CDS encoding proline--tRNA ligase, producing the protein MAKFLTSRSENYSQWYNELVIKADLAENSAVRGCMVIKPYGYAIWEKMQAQLDKMFKDTGHSNAYFPLFIPKSFFSKEASHVEGFAKECAIVTHYRLKNDPDGKGVVVDDDAKLEEELIIRPTSETIIWNTYRNWIQSYRDLPILVNQWANVVRWEMRTRLFLRTAEFLWQEGHTAHATKLEAEEETMKMINVYADFAEQWMALPVIKGAKTESERFAGALETFAIEALMQDGKALQSGTSHFLGQNFAKAFDVKFATKEGKQEFVWATSWGVSTRLMGALIMAHSDDKGLVLPPKLAPIQVVIVPIYKGNKEFEEVDIVAKQIEQKLKSKGIIVKYDNRDTHKPGFKFSEYELKGVPIRIAIGPRDVKNKSLEIARRDTLTKEFIPQENIEEIVENLLTEIQKNIYKKSFDFRSNNTNKVDSYNEFKEIIEEKGGFVLAHWDGTAESEQKIKDETKATIRCIPFDSTEEEGKCIISGKPSNMRVLFAKAY; encoded by the coding sequence ATGGCAAAATTTTTAACAAGTAGAAGCGAGAATTATTCGCAATGGTACAACGAGTTGGTTATAAAAGCAGACTTAGCGGAAAACTCAGCCGTGAGAGGATGTATGGTGATTAAACCTTATGGATATGCAATTTGGGAAAAAATGCAAGCACAATTAGATAAAATGTTCAAAGATACAGGACATTCTAATGCGTATTTTCCTTTGTTTATTCCAAAATCCTTTTTTAGCAAAGAAGCAAGTCATGTCGAAGGATTTGCAAAAGAGTGTGCAATTGTTACTCACTACCGATTAAAAAATGATCCTGATGGTAAAGGTGTAGTCGTTGATGATGATGCAAAATTGGAAGAGGAACTCATAATCAGACCCACCTCAGAAACAATAATCTGGAACACCTATAGAAACTGGATACAATCATATAGAGATTTACCGATTTTGGTAAACCAATGGGCAAACGTTGTTAGATGGGAAATGCGAACTCGTCTTTTTTTAAGAACAGCAGAATTTCTTTGGCAAGAAGGGCATACAGCACATGCAACGAAACTTGAGGCTGAAGAAGAAACAATGAAAATGATAAATGTTTATGCAGATTTTGCCGAGCAATGGATGGCACTACCAGTTATTAAAGGTGCAAAAACAGAAAGCGAACGATTCGCCGGGGCACTTGAGACTTTTGCTATAGAAGCTTTAATGCAAGATGGTAAAGCTTTGCAATCGGGAACATCGCATTTTTTAGGGCAAAATTTTGCAAAAGCATTCGATGTGAAGTTCGCCACAAAAGAAGGTAAACAAGAATTTGTATGGGCAACATCATGGGGAGTTTCTACTCGATTGATGGGAGCTTTAATAATGGCTCATAGCGACGATAAGGGATTAGTTCTTCCTCCAAAGCTTGCACCAATTCAAGTAGTTATTGTTCCAATTTATAAAGGAAACAAAGAATTTGAAGAAGTTGATATTGTTGCAAAACAAATAGAACAGAAGCTTAAATCTAAAGGAATCATCGTAAAATATGACAATAGAGATACTCATAAACCGGGCTTCAAATTTTCCGAATATGAATTGAAAGGAGTTCCTATTCGTATTGCGATAGGTCCGAGGGACGTTAAAAACAAATCGCTTGAAATCGCAAGGAGAGATACTCTTACCAAAGAGTTTATACCACAAGAAAACATCGAAGAAATTGTTGAAAATTTATTGACCGAAATTCAGAAAAATATCTATAAAAAATCATTCGATTTTAGGAGCAATAACACTAATAAAGTTGATTCCTACAATGAATTTAAAGAAATAATTGAGGAAAAAGGTGGTTTTGTTTTAGCTCATTGGGACGGTACAGCCGAAAGTGAGCAAAAAATTAAGGATGAAACAAAAGCTACAATTAGGTGTATTCCTTTCGATTCTACTGAAGAGGAAGGCAAATGCATAATATCAGGTAAACCTTCAAATATGCGAGTTTTGTTTGCGAAGGCTTATTAG